One genomic region from Candidatus Poribacteria bacterium encodes:
- a CDS encoding heme-copper oxidase subunit III, which produces MQSGVGIDKRVFGLVVALGAESMLFAGLTSAHLILRGSVEGWPPADQPRLPIEMTALATLALLASGVTVWRATVCAREGSTPRLLRWLGLTTLLGVAFLSIQGVEWIRLIAQGLTLRSSLYGALFYAVIGFHALHVVVGVLALAYLLSRSGTGRYSSGEPIPVVLGAVYWCYVVGLWPLLYALVYLL; this is translated from the coding sequence ATGCAGAGCGGCGTAGGCATCGACAAGCGCGTGTTCGGCCTGGTGGTCGCGCTCGGAGCGGAGTCGATGCTGTTCGCCGGCCTGACCAGCGCCCATCTCATCCTGAGGGGCAGCGTGGAGGGTTGGCCCCCTGCGGACCAACCGCGCCTGCCCATCGAGATGACGGCGCTCGCGACGCTCGCGCTGCTCGCCAGCGGCGTGACTGTCTGGCGCGCCACCGTCTGCGCCCGCGAAGGATCGACGCCGCGTCTGCTCCGATGGCTGGGCTTGACGACCCTCCTCGGCGTCGCGTTCCTATCCATTCAGGGCGTCGAGTGGATCCGCCTGATCGCCCAGGGGCTGACGCTTCGCTCAAGCCTCTACGGCGCGCTGTTCTATGCGGTCATCGGGTTCCACGCCCTTCACGTCGTCGTCGGCGTGCTGGCGCTCGCGTACCTGCTATCGCGGTCAGGCACTGGCCGGTACTCGTCGGGGGAGCCCATCCCCGTGGTTCTCGGCGCGGTGTACTGGTGCTACGTCGTGGGTCTGTGGCCCCTCCTCTATGCCCTGGTGTACCTGCTATGA
- a CDS encoding caa(3)-type oxidase subunit IV: MAHKAGMAYVAVWAWLVILLFVSVAAVYLPFGSTITTALIFLVATVKAVLIGTYFMHLREESRLVRSLAIIPVILFLIMLVSLIPDIVVNTGVHNASAVSH, encoded by the coding sequence ATGGCACACAAAGCTGGCATGGCGTACGTGGCGGTGTGGGCGTGGCTCGTCATCTTGCTCTTCGTGAGCGTGGCGGCTGTCTATCTGCCGTTTGGGAGCACGATCACGACGGCGCTCATCTTCCTCGTGGCGACCGTGAAGGCGGTTCTCATCGGGACCTACTTCATGCACCTGCGCGAGGAGAGCCGCCTGGTGCGCTCGCTCGCGATCATCCCGGTGATTCTGTTCCTCATCATGCTGGTTTCGCTGATCCCGGACATCGTCGTCAACACCGGCGTTCACAACGCGAGCGCTGTGAGCCATTAG
- a CDS encoding cytochrome oxidase subunit III: MTEGSSAHHAAEGGPKSKMALWWFLASEVMVFGGFLAAYILFREAAHGAWNELAEHLSVPLATFNTLLLLTSSLTIVKALDAAKAGRHIAARNNLAITILLGIGFLVVKGIEYSTEISHGFTPLAGMFWSFYYTLTGLHGLHVIVGIVINLSMLVSIMRKGERFKAGNRVEAAGLYWHFVDVVWVFLFPLLYLSH; the protein is encoded by the coding sequence ATGACCGAAGGCTCCTCTGCCCATCACGCGGCTGAGGGCGGTCCCAAGTCGAAGATGGCGCTCTGGTGGTTCCTGGCGTCGGAAGTCATGGTGTTTGGCGGATTCCTGGCAGCCTACATCCTCTTCCGCGAGGCGGCGCACGGCGCGTGGAACGAGCTCGCGGAGCACCTGAGCGTCCCGCTGGCGACCTTCAACACGCTGCTGCTCCTGACGAGCAGTCTGACCATCGTCAAGGCGCTGGACGCGGCGAAGGCAGGACGGCACATCGCCGCGCGGAACAACCTCGCGATCACCATCCTGCTGGGCATTGGCTTCCTGGTCGTCAAGGGCATCGAGTACTCGACGGAGATCTCCCACGGCTTCACGCCGCTGGCAGGAATGTTCTGGTCGTTCTACTACACGTTGACGGGGCTCCACGGACTCCACGTCATCGTGGGCATCGTCATCAACCTGTCGATGCTCGTGTCGATCATGCGCAAGGGAGAGCGGTTCAAGGCGGGGAACCGTGTCGAAGCCGCCGGGCTCTACTGGCACTTCGTCGACGTCGTGTGGGTGTTCCTGTTCCCGTTGCTGTACCTGTCCCACTGA
- a CDS encoding cytochrome c oxidase subunit I — protein sequence MMSETGHAEPTSFFRRYIFSTDHKVIGKQYLFLGMVMALLGGLMAYVMRWQLAWPGSQVPGAALLSEPAVVDGVVTPPFYNALVTMHGTIMVFFVAMPILLGAFGNYLVPLMIGARDMAFPRLNMLSFWILFTASSVMMISFFVPGGAAAGGWTAYPPLSARPLLSGVNWGMNLWILGLALEFSAFLLGGVNLLTTVVTMRAPGMTMWRLPMMVWMQLTAAIIFMLSVGPTIAGAILLLLDRVVGTGFFVPQQGGDPLLWQHLFWFFGHPEVYVILLPGIGVLAEVLPAFSRKPIFAYKMILYSIFVAGVLSFLVWAHHMFVSGMNPTLVMPFSVATILISVPFTIVIFALIATLWGGSIQLPTAMLYALGTLTMFIIGGITGIFNGSAPVDIYIHDTYFVVAHFHYTLFPTVLLGGLAGFYFWFPKMFGRMLNETLGKIHFWLTLISFNAVFLPMFALGIGGHVRRIYDPSTYDLLKPLHGITTFVTIATVCLLLSQIPFLINIVVSLTRGERAAANPWRANTLEWSTASPPPHENFVGDPVVMRGPYEYSVPGADQDWLPQMQDADTATTR from the coding sequence ATGATGTCTGAGACGGGTCACGCTGAACCCACTAGCTTCTTTCGGCGATACATTTTCTCGACGGATCACAAGGTCATCGGGAAGCAGTACCTGTTCCTGGGCATGGTGATGGCGCTGCTCGGGGGCTTGATGGCGTACGTGATGCGATGGCAGCTCGCGTGGCCCGGTTCCCAAGTGCCCGGAGCCGCGCTCCTCTCCGAGCCCGCCGTCGTGGACGGCGTCGTGACGCCGCCCTTCTACAACGCGCTCGTGACGATGCACGGAACGATCATGGTGTTCTTCGTCGCGATGCCCATCCTGCTGGGAGCGTTCGGCAACTATCTCGTCCCGCTGATGATCGGCGCGCGAGACATGGCGTTCCCACGGCTCAACATGCTGTCGTTCTGGATTCTCTTCACGGCGAGCTCCGTGATGATGATTTCCTTCTTCGTGCCGGGAGGCGCGGCCGCTGGCGGATGGACGGCATACCCTCCGTTGTCGGCGAGACCCCTGCTCAGCGGCGTCAACTGGGGCATGAATCTCTGGATTCTGGGGCTCGCCCTGGAGTTCAGCGCGTTCCTGCTGGGCGGCGTCAACCTTCTGACGACCGTCGTAACGATGCGCGCTCCCGGAATGACGATGTGGCGGCTGCCGATGATGGTGTGGATGCAGCTCACCGCAGCCATCATCTTCATGCTGTCCGTCGGACCCACGATTGCCGGGGCGATCCTTCTGCTCCTCGACCGCGTCGTGGGAACCGGTTTCTTCGTCCCGCAGCAGGGCGGCGATCCGCTCCTCTGGCAGCACCTCTTCTGGTTCTTCGGCCATCCCGAGGTCTACGTCATCCTGCTGCCGGGCATCGGCGTGCTGGCAGAGGTTCTGCCTGCCTTCTCGCGCAAGCCGATCTTCGCCTACAAGATGATCCTCTATTCGATCTTCGTCGCGGGGGTTCTCAGCTTCCTCGTATGGGCGCACCACATGTTCGTGAGCGGCATGAACCCGACGCTCGTCATGCCCTTCAGCGTGGCGACGATCCTCATCTCCGTGCCGTTCACCATCGTCATCTTCGCGCTCATCGCGACACTGTGGGGCGGCTCGATCCAGTTGCCGACGGCGATGCTCTATGCGCTGGGAACGCTGACGATGTTCATCATCGGCGGCATCACGGGCATCTTCAACGGCTCCGCGCCGGTCGATATCTACATCCACGACACCTACTTCGTCGTGGCACACTTCCACTACACGCTCTTCCCGACCGTTCTGCTCGGAGGGTTGGCGGGGTTCTACTTCTGGTTCCCCAAGATGTTCGGCCGGATGCTGAACGAGACGCTCGGCAAAATCCACTTCTGGCTGACGCTCATCAGCTTCAACGCGGTGTTCCTGCCCATGTTCGCCTTGGGCATCGGGGGCCACGTGCGGCGCATCTACGATCCGAGCACCTACGACCTCCTGAAGCCGCTCCATGGGATCACCACCTTCGTCACCATCGCGACGGTGTGTCTGCTGCTTTCTCAGATCCCGTTCCTCATCAATATCGTGGTGTCGCTGACACGGGGCGAGCGAGCCGCGGCGAACCCGTGGCGCGCGAACACCCTCGAATGGTCGACGGCCTCGCCGCCGCCGCACGAGAACTTCGTCGGCGATCCGGTCGTCATGCGCGGGCCCTACGAATACAGCGTGCCGGGAGCCGATCAGGACTGGTTGCCGCAGATGCAAGACGCCGACACAGCGACAACTCGGTGA
- the coxB gene encoding cytochrome c oxidase subunit II — protein sequence MAKWFPHNVSTFGGDIDSLFWLIFWVGLAWFVLAEGLILYFVIRYRRGKSQKAAYITGVPWRQSAWILVPAAVVLVLDLAVDAMGAHAFEAVKGESPQPDVRLRLTGEQFGWNITYPGPDGVFDTPDDLVMLYEMHVPVNKTVAIALGSKDVIHSFFVPALRLKQDALPGREIPVWFKATEPGDYEILCAELCGFGHTKMRGMLTVHTDESYAQWVRENWEQ from the coding sequence ATGGCTAAGTGGTTTCCCCACAACGTCTCGACGTTCGGTGGAGACATCGATTCCCTGTTCTGGCTGATCTTCTGGGTCGGACTCGCGTGGTTCGTGCTCGCCGAAGGGCTGATCCTCTACTTTGTCATCCGGTACCGGCGCGGCAAATCGCAGAAGGCGGCGTACATCACAGGGGTTCCCTGGAGGCAGTCTGCGTGGATTCTGGTACCGGCAGCCGTCGTGCTGGTTCTCGACCTGGCGGTCGACGCCATGGGCGCGCACGCCTTCGAGGCGGTCAAGGGAGAGTCGCCGCAGCCCGATGTGCGGCTCCGACTGACCGGTGAGCAGTTCGGGTGGAACATCACCTATCCCGGTCCCGACGGCGTGTTCGACACGCCGGATGACCTGGTGATGCTCTACGAGATGCACGTCCCCGTGAACAAGACGGTGGCGATCGCGCTCGGATCGAAGGACGTCATCCATAGCTTCTTCGTCCCCGCGCTGCGGCTCAAGCAGGATGCTCTGCCAGGTCGGGAGATCCCGGTTTGGTTCAAGGCAACCGAACCCGGTGACTACGAAATCCTCTGCGCCGAGCTCTGCGGCTTTGGTCACACCAAGATGCGAGGGATGCTGACGGTTCACACCGATGAGAGCTACGCCCAGTGGGTGCGCGAGAACTGGGAGCAGTGA